From a region of the Paenibacillus lutimineralis genome:
- a CDS encoding extracellular solute-binding protein, with product MNQRWRWASLLLVSVLVFLTACSNGGGANNAGGSSQDNRGPANEAVDDGSGIKPVTFSFYGHYDWLTTAPWGENEATQWIKENRKVTVEPVQSGGAAEEKLNTMIVSNNLPDVIFTDRGATVERLVKAGKLVALDDYYEKYPNFKKYVKESTLNLLRSEDGKIYQIPNWYTSGTFGNGGWMVNKDIYNELGRPALETFDDLYQYLLQVRDKYPNVVPLEVGEKGAGLEIMYGGFKEDSTSKNISLMGYPEGDKLVSIYEDPAFEELMLYVNKLFRERLITQDALQQTQDAVKEKVNTGRVAVMIESNITTYGAEGHRALTGKNPDSGYEIIWPLRKAGLDKNKVFISGFESLGWNVNVITTKAKDPEAIFAYYDWVTGPEGQKVLFFGPKGLFWDEEDADGAPIPNERYKTGDTNERTEKMRKFEDFNWAGNTTFIDTAKMSLETALSENQRSWETVAQSTVTWATSKDITEFVNTDPIPDTDIGIISQNVRDIFTVSFAKMVHAKSDDEVLSVLATAKQDSNKAGLDKLLQFRTERWQENVKKINMSQ from the coding sequence ATGAACCAACGATGGAGATGGGCTTCGCTTCTATTAGTATCTGTGCTTGTGTTCCTTACGGCATGCAGCAATGGAGGCGGAGCGAATAACGCTGGCGGGTCTTCACAGGACAACCGTGGGCCGGCAAATGAGGCAGTCGATGATGGCAGCGGCATTAAGCCGGTTACGTTCAGCTTCTATGGGCATTATGACTGGCTGACCACAGCACCTTGGGGAGAGAATGAAGCAACACAATGGATCAAGGAGAACCGCAAGGTTACCGTAGAGCCTGTACAATCGGGCGGAGCTGCAGAAGAGAAACTGAACACGATGATCGTCAGCAATAATCTGCCGGACGTTATATTCACAGATCGAGGCGCCACGGTGGAGCGTCTAGTCAAGGCCGGGAAACTGGTTGCGCTGGATGATTACTATGAGAAGTACCCGAATTTCAAGAAATACGTCAAGGAATCAACGCTTAATCTGCTGCGCTCGGAGGACGGGAAAATCTATCAAATTCCGAACTGGTACACCTCGGGAACGTTCGGCAATGGCGGCTGGATGGTGAACAAGGACATTTATAATGAGCTGGGTAGACCGGCCTTGGAGACATTCGATGATCTGTATCAATATTTATTACAGGTACGTGATAAATACCCGAATGTCGTGCCTCTGGAGGTTGGGGAGAAGGGAGCCGGGCTTGAGATCATGTACGGCGGATTCAAGGAGGATTCGACCAGTAAGAACATCTCCCTGATGGGTTATCCCGAAGGCGACAAGTTGGTGTCCATTTATGAAGATCCTGCCTTTGAGGAGCTGATGCTGTATGTCAATAAGCTGTTCCGCGAGCGTCTGATCACGCAGGATGCGCTGCAGCAGACCCAGGATGCCGTGAAGGAGAAGGTAAATACGGGCCGGGTCGCGGTCATGATCGAATCCAATATTACGACCTATGGCGCAGAGGGGCACCGTGCTCTAACCGGGAAAAATCCCGACAGCGGTTATGAGATCATCTGGCCCCTCCGTAAAGCGGGGCTCGATAAGAACAAAGTATTTATAAGCGGTTTCGAGAGCTTGGGCTGGAATGTCAACGTGATTACTACGAAGGCGAAGGACCCGGAAGCGATATTTGCTTATTATGACTGGGTTACTGGCCCTGAGGGGCAGAAGGTATTATTCTTTGGGCCAAAGGGATTGTTCTGGGATGAAGAGGATGCCGATGGGGCGCCGATTCCGAACGAGAGATACAAGACCGGGGACACCAACGAGCGTACGGAGAAGATGCGGAAGTTCGAGGATTTCAACTGGGCAGGCAATACGACGTTTATCGATACGGCCAAGATGAGTCTGGAGACGGCGCTCTCCGAGAACCAGAGATCATGGGAGACGGTGGCTCAGTCTACGGTGACCTGGGCGACTTCCAAGGACATTACTGAATTCGTGAACACAGATCCGATCCCAGATACAGACATAGGTATTATCTCGCAAAATGTCCGTGATATTTTCACCGTATCCTTTGCCAAGATGGTCCATGCTAAATCCGACGATGAAGTATTGTCTGTTCTGGCGACAGCTAAGCAGGATTCAAACAAAGCCGGCCTGGATAAGCTGCTGCAATTCAGAACAGAGAGATGGCAGGAGAATGTCAAGAAGATCAATATGAGTCAATGA
- a CDS encoding Crp/Fnr family transcriptional regulator encodes MRSILMKYLAKFTTLSEEEQQAIIDDICVVEYKKGTILIRQGDIPTKCYFVLKGCIRQFSIDEAGKETTSNFYTEEQAASIFNYYRQDRSSPYTLACLEDCVLVVGNLDMEQDMFSKYAQLETMTRKMVEENLGEVQDEWSSFISSTPEERYKALMRRRPDLAERVPQHQLASYLGMTPESLSRIKRRIHEQDF; translated from the coding sequence ATGAGAAGTATCCTAATGAAGTATCTGGCTAAATTCACAACGCTTAGCGAAGAAGAACAGCAAGCGATTATTGATGATATATGTGTCGTGGAATATAAGAAGGGCACGATACTGATTCGGCAAGGTGACATTCCGACGAAATGTTATTTCGTTTTAAAGGGGTGCATCAGGCAATTTTCCATCGATGAGGCAGGGAAGGAGACAACCTCTAATTTCTATACCGAAGAGCAAGCTGCTTCTATCTTCAACTACTATAGGCAGGATCGGTCATCCCCTTACACTTTAGCTTGTCTGGAGGACTGTGTACTGGTTGTTGGCAATCTGGATATGGAACAGGACATGTTCAGCAAATATGCACAACTGGAGACGATGACCCGCAAAATGGTAGAGGAGAACCTGGGGGAGGTTCAAGATGAGTGGTCTTCATTCATCTCCTCTACACCTGAAGAGCGGTATAAGGCATTAATGCGGAGAAGGCCTGATTTAGCCGAACGTGTACCTCAGCATCAATTAGCCAGTTATCTCGGTATGACTCCAGAGTCATTAAGCCGAATCAAGAGACGGATTCACGAGCAGGATTTTTAA
- a CDS encoding family 10 glycosylhydrolase, whose amino-acid sequence MKSALKSRLAVIISVSMILALLGSHIASVGSVQASEPANTPFETEVIVRTVNQFKKKSDVTNFVSMAKQYGVDVISMNVKQDEDDEVPSGRVFYHSSIAPIAAGYHTFDALQEVITAAHNVGIKVHAWIPQFHDQEAFIKNSNWQMKALINGVPTPFTGSNGSEYFVNPLHHEVQQYERSIIQEVVENYNVDGVVLDWIRFDDYNMDVSDYTVQKFQQQFGYSPLNINFAVNSPQRDQWNEWRTDQIGLYVGDIRQDLSLSSKPDMQLGVYILPPEFVEVGQDVSKFKQYIDFIAPMAYFDDWDFNSDWVYSDQYGILKDTADRISGENVEIVATLDNDWSDDEYQEVYKGIRDNYPGIKRLSFFAYNKWPESELAKINQRTTWPTPDWTPPVEQDYQANLPAGWSARNIGLMPGDAGYNSVNKQFTISSRSTDIWGNSDQLNYIYQPISGNVDTIVQIKSMSAMDEWAKAGIMIRESLAGDAKHVDMMMTPGNGATFQYRQETHGGMSDQTANATVPRWLKLSRSGNNFTGSVSSNGTKWTKIGTVTISMNQQVYIGLAVSNPGDNQTNKAVIGNVSISQ is encoded by the coding sequence ATGAAGTCTGCACTGAAATCGAGGTTAGCTGTGATAATAAGTGTATCGATGATATTGGCGCTGCTTGGTAGCCATATTGCTTCTGTGGGTTCTGTTCAAGCTTCTGAACCGGCGAATACGCCATTTGAAACAGAGGTTATTGTACGAACAGTCAATCAGTTCAAGAAAAAGTCCGATGTGACGAACTTCGTGAGCATGGCTAAACAGTACGGGGTGGATGTTATCAGCATGAATGTCAAGCAGGACGAAGACGATGAGGTTCCTTCAGGGCGGGTGTTCTATCATAGTAGCATCGCTCCAATTGCCGCAGGATATCATACATTCGATGCCCTTCAGGAGGTTATCACGGCTGCTCATAACGTGGGAATCAAGGTTCATGCCTGGATTCCACAATTCCACGACCAAGAGGCATTTATCAAAAATAGCAATTGGCAAATGAAGGCGCTCATTAACGGAGTTCCTACACCTTTTACAGGCTCGAATGGGAGTGAGTATTTCGTCAATCCTCTTCATCATGAAGTACAGCAGTATGAGCGTTCCATTATTCAGGAAGTAGTAGAAAATTATAATGTGGACGGCGTAGTGCTGGACTGGATCCGCTTCGATGATTACAACATGGACGTAAGCGATTATACGGTGCAGAAGTTCCAACAGCAATTCGGGTATTCCCCGCTTAATATTAACTTTGCCGTGAATTCACCTCAGCGGGATCAGTGGAATGAGTGGAGAACGGATCAGATCGGCCTGTACGTAGGCGATATTCGCCAGGATCTCTCGTTATCATCAAAGCCGGATATGCAGCTCGGGGTGTATATTCTGCCGCCGGAATTCGTAGAGGTCGGCCAGGACGTGTCCAAGTTCAAGCAGTATATTGACTTCATCGCTCCAATGGCTTATTTCGATGACTGGGATTTCAATAGCGATTGGGTTTATAGCGATCAATACGGGATATTGAAGGATACCGCTGACCGCATTAGCGGCGAGAATGTGGAAATCGTAGCGACGTTGGATAATGACTGGAGCGATGATGAGTATCAGGAAGTGTATAAAGGAATCCGTGATAATTATCCAGGCATAAAGCGCTTATCCTTCTTTGCGTACAACAAATGGCCGGAATCCGAGCTGGCCAAGATTAATCAACGAACAACCTGGCCTACTCCCGACTGGACGCCCCCTGTAGAGCAGGATTATCAGGCAAATCTGCCGGCAGGCTGGAGTGCGAGAAATATTGGTCTGATGCCGGGAGATGCCGGGTACAATAGCGTGAACAAGCAATTTACGATCAGCAGTCGCTCCACCGATATATGGGGAAATAGCGATCAGTTGAACTATATATATCAGCCGATCAGCGGAAATGTTGATACGATCGTTCAGATCAAATCGATGAGCGCTATGGACGAATGGGCGAAAGCGGGGATTATGATCCGGGAGTCGCTGGCTGGCGATGCGAAGCATGTAGATATGATGATGACACCGGGGAATGGGGCTACCTTCCAATACAGACAGGAGACCCACGGCGGGATGAGCGACCAGACAGCAAATGCAACGGTGCCCCGGTGGCTTAAACTAAGTAGAAGCGGTAATAATTTCACGGGTTCGGTATCCTCCAACGGTACGAAATGGACGAAGATCGGTACGGTTACGATCTCTATGAATCAGCAGGTGTATATAGGCCTGGCAGTCAGTAACCCTGGAGATAACCAGACAAACAAGGCCGTGATCGGGAATGTGAGTATCTCTCAATAA
- a CDS encoding ABC transporter permease — protein sequence MKAASRPNKRNSYWKQFWKQWDLQSMVIPGVILVFIFSYIPMYGVLMAFQQYDIFAGISGSRWVGLMNFRMFFDAPEFFNVMRNTIVISLLKLVVSFPAPIILALMLNEVGNMAFKRFIQTVSYLPYFLSWVIVSGFVFSLLSVDNGTVNILLEKLNLIEHPINFLAIPEYFWSILVSVNVWKEVGFASIVYLAAIAGVDPTLYEAASIDGASRFKQIYLITLPSIAPIIIIFMILAIGNILSAGFEDILLLANNPILRDYSDVIDTYVYRVGILNARFSYATAVGLFKAVISVGLLVIANKIARRADVSLW from the coding sequence ATGAAGGCAGCCTCTAGGCCGAATAAGCGGAACAGTTATTGGAAGCAGTTCTGGAAGCAATGGGATTTGCAATCGATGGTTATACCTGGCGTTATCCTTGTATTCATCTTTAGTTATATACCGATGTACGGCGTTCTTATGGCTTTTCAGCAATACGATATCTTTGCGGGAATTTCGGGGAGCCGTTGGGTAGGCTTGATGAATTTCCGGATGTTCTTCGACGCACCGGAGTTTTTCAACGTGATGCGCAATACGATTGTCATTAGCTTATTGAAGCTGGTCGTATCTTTCCCGGCGCCAATCATTCTTGCCCTGATGCTGAATGAAGTCGGGAATATGGCCTTCAAAAGATTTATTCAGACGGTCAGCTACTTGCCTTATTTCCTGTCATGGGTCATTGTGTCGGGGTTCGTGTTCTCCCTTTTATCGGTGGATAACGGTACGGTGAATATTTTACTGGAGAAGCTTAATCTGATTGAGCATCCGATCAACTTCCTGGCGATCCCGGAATATTTCTGGTCCATTCTTGTAAGCGTTAACGTCTGGAAAGAAGTCGGCTTTGCAAGCATCGTCTATCTAGCCGCTATCGCCGGTGTTGACCCGACCTTATATGAGGCGGCTTCGATCGATGGTGCGAGCAGATTCAAGCAGATCTATTTAATTACGCTGCCCAGCATAGCACCGATCATTATCATCTTCATGATCCTGGCAATTGGCAACATCTTAAGCGCTGGGTTCGAAGACATTCTACTGCTGGCCAACAATCCGATTCTGCGTGATTATTCCGATGTGATCGATACTTATGTGTATCGTGTCGGGATATTGAATGCTAGATTCTCATATGCCACAGCGGTAGGGCTGTTCAAGGCGGTTATTAGCGTAGGCCTGCTTGTCATCGCTAACAAGATTGCACGCCGGGCAGACGTTAGTCTCTGGTAA
- a CDS encoding carbohydrate ABC transporter permease, with product MRLSLGDKILQRTIYILLTLLAVVMLYPFWNSLVISFNLGSDTSLGGVTLWPRAFTLENYYIVFQDKRLLNSFGITILRTLSGTLLSVFFTALLAYGMSKKTLLMRKYYMVYFIVTMFFSGGLIPTYMLIRSLGMLDTLWVFIIPGIISIYNMIVIRTFFSALPDGLEESAKIDGCSNYGIFFRIVIPVSGPVLATISLFTAVGHWNDWFTGAIYITKDHLLPIQTLLRQIMNSNIMTEISSSNAIALDHINRNRTVTTKSLTMATMMIATIPIILTYPFLQKYFVKGVLIGSLKE from the coding sequence ATGAGGCTAAGTCTAGGGGATAAAATCCTGCAGCGGACGATTTACATTTTGTTGACGCTGCTTGCGGTTGTGATGCTCTATCCGTTCTGGAACTCGCTTGTGATCTCTTTCAATCTGGGGAGCGATACATCGCTTGGCGGTGTCACCTTATGGCCAAGGGCCTTTACGCTGGAGAACTATTATATCGTGTTTCAGGATAAGCGACTGCTGAATTCCTTCGGGATCACGATTTTGAGAACGTTGTCCGGAACATTGCTGTCTGTATTTTTTACAGCGCTGCTAGCCTACGGGATGTCCAAGAAGACGCTCTTAATGCGTAAATATTACATGGTCTATTTCATTGTAACGATGTTCTTCAGCGGTGGCCTGATTCCTACTTATATGCTTATTCGTTCTCTCGGGATGCTGGATACGCTGTGGGTGTTTATTATTCCGGGAATCATCAGTATCTATAACATGATCGTGATACGTACGTTCTTCTCGGCGCTGCCTGATGGGCTGGAGGAATCAGCAAAAATAGACGGCTGCAGCAACTACGGCATCTTCTTCCGGATCGTCATTCCGGTCTCGGGGCCGGTGTTGGCTACCATATCGCTATTTACAGCCGTTGGCCACTGGAATGACTGGTTCACGGGGGCGATCTATATTACCAAGGATCATCTGCTGCCGATTCAGACCCTACTCCGCCAAATTATGAACTCCAACATCATGACAGAGATTTCATCATCGAATGCGATAGCACTGGACCATATCAACCGCAATCGGACGGTTACAACCAAATCGTTAACGATGGCTACCATGATGATTGCGACGATCCCGATTATTCTGACCTATCCGTTCCTGCAGAAGTATTTTGTTAAGGGCGTATTGATCGGGTCGTTAAAAGAATAA